The following is a genomic window from candidate division KSB1 bacterium.
TAAAGAACTGATGAAAGCATTTGAATTCTCGAAAAATTCTTATTTTATCATTATTTGGTTTTCAGGCCTTTGGGCAGTCTAAACCGCCCACCAACCTGGAACTGTATGCATTGCTCTACGAGAGTATATTTGCGTCTTTTGTAACCGACATGCCTGATTCGTCAAGCCGTGTTTCTCTAATTGCCCTTGATGCGGCAAATCAGGAAAACTGGATTGCCGAAGAGCAGTGGATAAAAAATTTTCAAGCTAAAGGCGCGAGCGTTTACACTGCAGATTCCGCGGCAATCAAAAATGCTGTATCACTCTATTATCGGCCTGTTGTGCAAAAGGTTGAATATACCCGAGCCGGAAACACTATCAATCGGACGGTTAGGGTTGAGTGTTATTTAAAATGTACAGATCCGGATAACCGGGTTTTATTTTCGCGTTCAATCCGGGAATCCACGAGTGACCGGATTAAAAATAAACAACTACCCCTGATAGAAAATCCATTGATCGCTTCCACGCGTGCAAAGAAACCTGTTTCACGCTGGCAGCGTCTGGTCGAACCTCTGATCATATCGATTGTTTCAGGTTCTATAATAACAATTTTTTATTCATATCGAAGCAAATAAAAAGGTTTGTTACAATGAAAATACGCAAAGTTGGCATCATTTTGATAATCTTCATGATTGGGCTGTTTTCCTGTTCAAAATATAATATCAAAGACGGAACACCGCTGGACAAGCGCATGGAAATTGCCATGAAAATGTTTGAAAATGGTGATTATTTTGAAGCCAAAACCCAGTTCCGTATTATTACATTGAGTCATAGCGGCAACCAAAATGCAGACAAGGCTCAGTTCTACCTCGCCGAGTGTCATTATAATATGAAAGAATATATATTGGCGGCCAACGAGTATGAACGTTTGACCAAAGTTTTCCCCGCATCGGAATATGTGGATGATGCCAAGTTTAAACTGGGGATGAGCTATTATCAATTGTCGCCTCATTACGGTCTGGATCAGACTTATACAGAAAAGTCTATTGAGCATTTTCAGGAGTTTCTGGAAGATTATCATACCAGTGATCTTGTAGAAAAGGTGGAACGTAATTTGTTAGACGCCAGAAGCAAACTGGCGCATAAGGTTTATTCCTCAGGGCGGATATACCGTAAAATGGGACGCTATCGCGCCGCCAATATCTATTTTAATAAAGTGCTGGAAGAGTATTACGATTCGAAATGGGCGCCGCGGGCATTGTACTGGATCGGGGAATGCAACCGGCGCATGCACAAACCCAAACAGGCGATAGAGGCCTTTGCCGAATTCAAGCAAAAATACAGCCATCATGAGTGGATTGGGCGCACCAATGATGCACTCAGAGAATTGCGGAAAGAACTGGAAAACTAATAGTCGGAGGCAACTTGAGAATCGGCGTCTATGGCGGAACGTTTGATCCCATTCATACCGCTCATTTAATCATTGCTGAACATACCCGGGAACAACTGGACCTGGATCTTGTTTTGTTCATCCCCTCTTATATCCCACCTCATAAAACAGAAGCCCCATTATGTGACGCTTTGAACCGTCTGGAAATGGTAAAGACAGCTGTAAAAGATCATCCTCATTTCCAGACTATTGATTTTGAAATTAAAAGACAAAAAACGTCATATACGGTTCATACACTTGAACATATACGTGATACATTTCGTCTCGAACAGCATGAACTTTATCTATTAATGGGAGCGGATAATTATATTCATTTTGATAAATGG
Proteins encoded in this region:
- the bamD gene encoding outer membrane protein assembly factor BamD encodes the protein MKIRKVGIILIIFMIGLFSCSKYNIKDGTPLDKRMEIAMKMFENGDYFEAKTQFRIITLSHSGNQNADKAQFYLAECHYNMKEYILAANEYERLTKVFPASEYVDDAKFKLGMSYYQLSPHYGLDQTYTEKSIEHFQEFLEDYHTSDLVEKVERNLLDARSKLAHKVYSSGRIYRKMGRYRAANIYFNKVLEEYYDSKWAPRALYWIGECNRRMHKPKQAIEAFAEFKQKYSHHEWIGRTNDALRELRKELEN
- the nadD gene encoding nicotinate-nucleotide adenylyltransferase encodes the protein MRIGVYGGTFDPIHTAHLIIAEHTREQLDLDLVLFIPSYIPPHKTEAPLCDALNRLEMVKTAVKDHPHFQTIDFEIKRQKTSYTVHTLEHIRDTFRLEQHELYLLMGADNYIHFDKWKSPQTIYKMCRLTVAGRPNAEVQVSHEFTDVLWVNAPLLEISASDIRDRLATGKSIRYIVPHPVEQYIKHYNLY